TTTACCCCGACAGAGAAATTTGGTGTGATCAGGGCGGAACGGTGGGTCTCGCCCAGCGTGAACCGGAAATTCTCCATGAACCCTTGTGAAAGTCCGGTCGTACCGACGACGACGTTCGCTCCGGCCTTTACCGCCACCGGCAAGTTGCGCTCAGCGGCCGATGCATTGCTCACGTCCACCAACACTGTACATCGGCGGCATATATCGTCCAACCCTTCCGGCCCCGTTGCGATCACCCCGGGGTATAGTTCCTGCCCGGCCTTCCCGCCCTCGGCGGAGACGATCGCTCCAACCAGTCTCATGTCCTTCTGTTCCCTGATCAGGGAACACACCATGGAACCCAGCTTACCTGTGGCTCCTGCTACTACTACATCAATCATGTCTAGGCGCCTCCTCGACCTTACACTAGCTTAAATTCCGTCAGTGTCCTCTTTAGTATCTCAGCGGTTCCCGGTTCCATGTCGCAAAGGGGCAAACGGAAGACCCCAGATGGCCTTTTCATCATCCTCATCGCCGTCTTTACCGGTATGGGATTGGTATCTAGGAACAGGTCGGTGAAGAGCGGGAGCATCTTGAAATGCAACCGTCGGGCCCTTACCCAATCCCCTTCCAGGGCTGCATGGGTCATCTCGACCATCATCTCCGGCACAATGTTGGATGTGACCGATATGACGCCCTGCGCGCCCAGCGCCAACATGGGAAAGGTGAGCAGATCGTCCCCGGAAAGAACGTTGAACTTGGGTGACACCGTGGCTAATATACCCATGATCTGAGACATGTTCCCACTGGCCTCCTTCACCGCCACGATGTTCGGCACCTCAGAGAGGCGCTTGATGGTCGGGGCGGCTATGTTGGAGCCTGTGCGGCTGGGAACGTTGTAGACCACTATCGGGATGTCCACCGCTTTGGCGATGGCCTCGTAATGACGGAATATACCTTTCTGATTCGGCTTGTTGTAATAAGGTGATATCAACAGAACGCCGTCCACACCCAGGTCCTTGGCCCCCTTCGATAGGTGGATGGCCTCGTGAGTGGCGTTGCTGCCCGCCCCGGCAATGACCTTGGCCCGTTTGGCCTCTTCCCTGACGATGCCGATCACCTTCAGGTGCTCCTTGTGAGTGAGGGTAGCCGATTCTCCAGTGGTGCCGCAGGGCACGATGGCGTCGATCTTTGCCTCCTCCTGCAGAGCGACAAGCTCCCGAAGCCCGTCCTCATCGATCTCACCGTCCTCCTTGAAGGGGGTGATTAGCGCTGTTGCGCATCCTTTGAACATCTTAATCAGCTCCGAAATGCTCTTTGAGTATGAGCCGCGTGCGCGTCGATTCCACGTTATCGAATCGGCGTATTTGCTCGATGATCTCATTCAGCTGCGGTGATGATGTGACATCGATAATAGCTACGATGTCCTCCTCCCCAGTGACCTCGAATACCTCGGACACTCCCTTGAATCCGGCGATCTGGTCGGCTATGTCGGAGGTGTTCACGTTGACATCGATCTTAACCTCTACCAGAGCCTTAACGTTCTTGCTGCTGGTCTTTATGGTGAACGCCTGTATCACGCCTTCCTCAAAAAGCTTCTTGACCCTGGAGCGGATGGTCCCCTCCGAGACCTCCAACTCATTAGCTATCTCTACGAAAGGCCGTCTCGAATCCTTTTTCAGTATCTCTATGATCTTATCATCCAGGTGATCTATCAATAAATTCACGCCCCTAGGTCACTTCATTGAAATTCTCTGAATTCGTATTCAAAACTTAGTTAATAGTAAAATATTATTAATATTTTCCGAAAAAGCTCGTATATTTTGAAATGTTTCGTGTATAAGAGCTTAGTTTGTATTGATCTTCTTAACGAAATCTAGCCATCGGCGCTCGTCGCTCACCTTCGCCAACAAGGCCTTTGCCTTTACATGACGTTCTTCAGCCTTCACGCTGCGGAGCTCGTCCACCGCTCTCAGAAGCCCCAGGGCCTCGTGCATGACCT
The nucleotide sequence above comes from Methanomassiliicoccales archaeon. Encoded proteins:
- the dapA gene encoding 4-hydroxy-tetrahydrodipicolinate synthase produces the protein MFKGCATALITPFKEDGEIDEDGLRELVALQEEAKIDAIVPCGTTGESATLTHKEHLKVIGIVREEAKRAKVIAGAGSNATHEAIHLSKGAKDLGVDGVLLISPYYNKPNQKGIFRHYEAIAKAVDIPIVVYNVPSRTGSNIAAPTIKRLSEVPNIVAVKEASGNMSQIMGILATVSPKFNVLSGDDLLTFPMLALGAQGVISVTSNIVPEMMVEMTHAALEGDWVRARRLHFKMLPLFTDLFLDTNPIPVKTAMRMMKRPSGVFRLPLCDMEPGTAEILKRTLTEFKLV
- a CDS encoding Lrp/AsnC family transcriptional regulator, with the protein product MIDHLDDKIIEILKKDSRRPFVEIANELEVSEGTIRSRVKKLFEEGVIQAFTIKTSSKNVKALVEVKIDVNVNTSDIADQIAGFKGVSEVFEVTGEEDIVAIIDVTSSPQLNEIIEQIRRFDNVESTRTRLILKEHFGAD